Proteins encoded in a region of the Podarcis muralis chromosome 2, rPodMur119.hap1.1, whole genome shotgun sequence genome:
- the TRAIP gene encoding E3 ubiquitin-protein ligase TRAIP isoform X5: MKAQLAMKEKEKRDIQNIVNSLRETLDLRNATIESLQKSVTQMTMLCATLKKQMKYLEQQQDDAKSAKEEARRLRNRLKTLEGIETLLQSQRPEVERMIREMGTGQAAVEQLAIYCVSLKKEYENLKESQKASNDTKEKLRKELFSANHKLQKTVLELEKTTEEVKSTQADLRNADNEIMSLKKKIRVMQDTIKVSSLSNEALGRLVSESPAPLELLTPKLHRPAHSDEIDLNDTFDVQTPKNDTFDVQTPKHPPHKSISAPAKKLKLDKKFAPVTSLSRVLKETVESCSADTDDEHLEDLLPAFIRNSVMSKRPPASNMLVPQRNTGIVSTSGMCIRVLQCGVFLLNLPTSSQQNPVPGHAFSCLRLQILQNQYALCFLLLLDLLRHLIMQHILSIF, from the exons aGAAGGAAAAACGGGATATCCAAAATATTGTGAATTCACTAAGGGAGACCCTGGATTTGCGTAATGCCACCATTGAATCACTCCAGAAATCTGTGACTCAGATGACAATGTTGTGTGCTACTCTCAAG AAACAAATGAAGTATCTGGAGCAACAGCAAGATGATGCGAAGAGTGCAAAAGAGGAGGCCCGAAGGCTGAGAAACAGACTGAAAACATTGGAGGG GATTGAGACACTGCTGCAAAGTCAACGTCCCGAGGTAGAAAGGATGATCCGTGAAATGGGAACAGGTCAGGCCGCAGTGGAACAGCTTGCCATCTATTGTGTATCACTGAAAAA GGAATATGAAAATCTGAAGGAGTCTCAGAAAGCATCAAACGATACAAAAGAGAAGCTGAGAAAGGAGCTGTTTTCTGCTAATCACAAG TTACAGAAGACAGTTCTAGAGTTGGAGAAAACAACAGAAGAGGTGAAGAGCACCCAGGCTGATTTGAGAAATGCAGATAATGAGATAATG AGTTTGAAAAAGAAGATAAGAGTGATGCAAGATACCATTAAAGTGTCATCGTTAAGCAATGAAGCACTTGGCCGGCTTGTCTCTGAAAG CCCTGCTCCTCTAGAATTGTTAACCCCAAAGCTCCATCGACCAGCTCACAGTGATGAGATTGACCTGAACGATACTTTTGATGTACAGACACCAAAGAATGATACCTTTGATGTACAGACACCAAAGCATCCACCTCACAAGAGCATCTCTGCTCCTGCAAAAAAACTTAAACTGGATAAAAAGTT tgCACCTGTGACAAGTTTATCAAGAGTTCTGAAAGAAACAGTGGAG AGCTGCTCAGCTGACACAGATGATGAGCATCTGGAAGATCTTCTACCTGCTTTCATTAGAAACTCTGTTATGTCCAAGAGGCCGCCTGCAAGCAACATGCTTGTACCACAGAGGAACACAGGAATAGTGAGTACAAGTGGGATGTGCATCAGAGTTTTGCAGTGTGGAGTGTTCCTGCTTAATCTGCCAACCAGCAGCCAGCAAAACCCTGTTCCTGGACATGCCTTCTCATGTCTTCGTCTACAAATCTTACAAAATCAATATGCTCTGTGCTTTTTATTGCTACTGGACCTGCTCAGACACCTGATCATGCAGCATATACTTAGCATATTCTGA